From a region of the Rouxiella sp. S1S-2 genome:
- a CDS encoding DUF2235 domain-containing protein yields MHLIIFCDGTWNTPDQMDNGVSVPTNVIKLRNALEKSDSDGLEQRTYYHPGVGTKGGWLNRMIDGIVGDGLDKNIMSAYCWLAKNYEIGASIWLFGFSRGAFTVRSLGGMIAHCGLLNARQGAMTEKETWSAVQELFNHYRQQEPVVASDERVFHCVSSGQPCSHTVPIHFIGVWDTVGALGIPDDVAFLSLLNNRRKYCFHDTSLSPIVKTARHALSIDERRQNFIPTLWTHIEEGQDVRQTWFPGVHADVGGGYAQVGLSDGALGWMMTQAEEYGLRFRKDIRQQLRDDPLGQLHDSATGVFKNLRTRPRNVPFFSDQSSELHTSAMTRHNNPPLNQGDYWQSRKIEKEKSISVEIFAREYWNATGIYLEAGVNYEFRASGEWMDGHISCGPKGDSGGKFHLGKIAQTFSSLMGFGETLYRKITGNYQADFWFTKRQEEVDWLALTGAVANDALTAGAKPGSNSLPHEIFALGERCVFTPQASGYLYAFTNDAWQAYGNNRGSVRLTVSKR; encoded by the coding sequence ATGCATTTAATCATTTTTTGCGATGGAACATGGAATACCCCCGATCAGATGGACAATGGCGTATCGGTGCCAACAAATGTGATTAAACTGCGTAACGCGCTGGAAAAAAGTGATTCTGACGGTCTTGAACAGCGCACTTATTATCATCCTGGCGTCGGGACTAAAGGCGGTTGGCTTAACCGGATGATAGACGGCATTGTCGGCGACGGGCTCGACAAGAACATCATGAGCGCTTACTGCTGGTTAGCAAAAAATTATGAAATTGGTGCGAGCATCTGGCTGTTTGGTTTTAGCCGGGGAGCTTTTACCGTGCGCAGTCTGGGAGGGATGATCGCCCACTGCGGCCTGCTAAATGCACGGCAGGGTGCAATGACCGAGAAAGAGACGTGGTCGGCAGTGCAGGAATTATTCAACCATTATCGTCAGCAGGAACCGGTTGTCGCCAGTGATGAGCGGGTTTTTCACTGCGTGAGCAGTGGGCAACCTTGCAGCCATACCGTGCCGATCCATTTCATCGGCGTTTGGGATACCGTAGGGGCATTGGGCATACCTGACGACGTCGCCTTTCTCAGCCTGCTTAATAATCGGCGTAAATATTGTTTTCACGACACTAGCCTCAGCCCAATAGTAAAAACGGCGCGTCATGCACTTTCTATTGATGAGCGGCGGCAAAACTTTATTCCCACGCTGTGGACCCATATTGAAGAGGGGCAGGACGTGCGCCAAACCTGGTTTCCTGGCGTACATGCCGACGTTGGGGGCGGCTATGCGCAAGTCGGACTCTCCGACGGCGCATTAGGCTGGATGATGACGCAGGCCGAAGAGTATGGATTACGGTTCCGTAAAGACATTCGCCAACAGTTGAGGGATGATCCACTGGGGCAACTCCATGACTCTGCCACGGGTGTGTTTAAAAATTTGCGAACCCGTCCACGCAATGTTCCTTTTTTCTCTGATCAAAGCAGCGAGTTACACACCTCGGCAATGACGCGCCACAACAATCCGCCGCTCAATCAGGGGGACTATTGGCAGAGTCGAAAAATTGAGAAAGAGAAATCCATTAGCGTGGAGATTTTTGCGCGCGAGTACTGGAACGCAACCGGTATTTATCTCGAAGCCGGGGTCAATTATGAGTTCCGTGCCAGCGGAGAGTGGATGGACGGACATATCTCTTGTGGCCCTAAAGGCGACAGTGGCGGCAAGTTCCATCTTGGTAAAATTGCCCAGACATTCTCATCACTGATGGGTTTTGGCGAAACGCTATACCGCAAGATAACCGGTAATTATCAGGCCGATTTCTGGTTCACCAAGCGTCAGGAGGAAGTGGACTGGCTGGCGCTCACGGGTGCGGTGGCGAATGACGCACTCACCGCAGGAGCCAAACCTGGAAGCAACTCTCTGCCGCATGAAATATTTGCCCTTGGTGAGCGTTGCGTATTTACGCCGCAAGCCAGTGGCTATCTTTATGCCTTCACCAACGACGCATGGCAGGCCTATGGCAATAACCGTGGAAGCGTGCGGCTAACCGTGTCAAAGCGCTAA
- a CDS encoding type II toxin-antitoxin system CcdA family antitoxin, translated as MPTLTLRHKKTVSVTLEPVLLEQARRAGINLSAILAEALKSKLQQLEAEDWKSENREAVLELNRISDDHGLLSDDYRTF; from the coding sequence GTGCCAACCTTAACTTTACGTCATAAAAAAACCGTTAGCGTAACGCTGGAACCCGTTCTTTTGGAGCAGGCTCGCAGGGCCGGTATAAATTTGTCGGCTATTCTGGCAGAAGCGTTAAAGTCTAAGCTTCAGCAGTTGGAGGCTGAGGATTGGAAGAGCGAGAATCGTGAAGCCGTGCTGGAGCTTAACCGCATCAGTGACGATCACGGTTTGCTATCGGACGACTACAGGACGTTCTAA
- a CDS encoding CcdB family protein, whose translation MQFIVYRNTGNARAYPYLLDVQSDIIGEMNTRLVIPLFPLSKFHARPAQRLNPVVKVEGVDYLLMTHEMASIRLQQLGAKVVSLRDYRHAIKNALDFLLDGF comes from the coding sequence ATGCAGTTTATCGTCTATCGTAACACCGGCAATGCCCGCGCATACCCTTATTTACTTGACGTGCAGAGTGATATCATTGGCGAAATGAACACGCGACTGGTTATTCCTCTTTTTCCGTTAAGTAAATTTCATGCGCGGCCTGCCCAGCGGCTTAACCCAGTAGTGAAGGTCGAAGGCGTCGATTATCTGCTCATGACCCATGAAATGGCGAGTATCAGACTCCAGCAGCTCGGCGCAAAAGTGGTGAGTTTGCGCGACTATCGTCATGCCATAAAAAATGCACTGGATTTTCTCCTCGACGGTTTCTAA
- a CDS encoding RraA family protein produces the protein MALETAEVRIAPRWIRPSKNWLEAFSPFPVANIGDAMERLNMCDAGIIPLTENTAFTGFAFPVQVTAGDNAAVIKALDYIEEGDVMMINGMGHIDRALVGEQLTQRFQHAGARGQVIDGAVRDKKVIESTGLPTYSRGISPAGPYKNGPGVIGEPVAIGGVVCCAGDIVVADDDGIIIIPFWRAEEVLEKVKEVARREAEMTAEVTQQYQ, from the coding sequence ATGGCATTGGAAACGGCAGAAGTTCGTATTGCTCCACGTTGGATTCGTCCCTCTAAAAACTGGCTGGAGGCATTTTCGCCTTTCCCGGTTGCCAATATTGGTGACGCAATGGAACGCCTGAATATGTGTGATGCTGGCATCATCCCCTTGACCGAAAATACGGCCTTCACCGGCTTTGCATTTCCGGTGCAGGTTACGGCAGGTGATAACGCGGCGGTGATTAAGGCGCTGGACTACATCGAAGAAGGCGACGTGATGATGATCAACGGCATGGGGCATATTGATCGCGCACTGGTTGGCGAACAGCTAACACAGCGTTTTCAACATGCCGGCGCTCGCGGTCAGGTTATCGACGGTGCCGTGCGTGATAAAAAAGTGATCGAATCTACCGGTTTACCGACTTACTCACGTGGCATAAGTCCTGCAGGCCCTTATAAAAACGGTCCTGGTGTCATAGGTGAACCTGTCGCAATCGGCGGCGTGGTGTGCTGCGCGGGTGACATCGTGGTGGCCGACGACGACGGCATCATCATCATCCCATTCTGGAGAGCTGAAGAAGTCCTCGAAAAAGTGAAGGAAGTGGCAAGACGTGAAGCTGAGATGACCGCAGAAGTCACCCAGCAGTACCAATAA
- a CDS encoding MFS transporter codes for MNKSQVASMNYALPAKDSTKNNVVKRASLAGGVGSFVEWYDYGIYGLLVSTLVLVFSANEMNTTDAGLMLTYLGFTVSFVVRPFGGVICGYLGDKMGRQKLLAILLLMISLATAAIGLLPSYASIGWAAPALLILLRIVQGFSAGGEVSGAGSFVAEYAEDDRRAVVMSPLVMGSFIALLFGSLLISGLINIYGAEAMRAWVWRVPFLLAIPMALIGVYIRTRIQDTPHFQMVKQNKAVVRNPIREVLTSKRHLKAIALAVTLPAVNGPGYYVLFVYMPTYLNKVMHFAQIQSLMVTACGLLTIIGAIPMMAWLSDRLGRKPLLVASAIAMAVLAYPCFWLLTLGMMPLACMASILLAFAFAGHAAVIQATLAEMFPTNVRYSAYSIGFNLSTVIFGGSAPLLMTWLIGLTGLASIPSYMVILTAALTLISTFYLKETAGKPLRAE; via the coding sequence ATGAATAAATCACAGGTTGCATCGATGAATTACGCTTTGCCGGCAAAAGACTCAACAAAAAACAACGTCGTTAAGCGCGCCTCTCTGGCCGGCGGCGTGGGTTCGTTTGTGGAGTGGTATGACTACGGCATTTATGGTCTTTTAGTCAGCACGTTGGTGCTGGTTTTTTCCGCCAATGAAATGAACACCACAGACGCCGGTTTGATGCTGACGTATCTGGGCTTCACCGTCAGTTTTGTAGTCCGTCCCTTTGGTGGCGTAATTTGTGGGTACCTGGGCGATAAAATGGGCCGCCAGAAATTACTCGCCATCTTGCTGTTAATGATCTCTTTAGCCACCGCAGCAATTGGCCTGTTGCCAAGCTATGCCAGCATCGGCTGGGCAGCACCGGCGCTGCTGATTTTACTGCGCATCGTGCAGGGTTTTTCGGCCGGCGGTGAAGTGTCTGGCGCAGGCTCCTTTGTGGCGGAATACGCTGAAGATGACCGCCGCGCGGTGGTGATGTCACCGCTGGTGATGGGGTCGTTTATCGCGCTGCTGTTTGGCAGCCTGTTGATCAGCGGCTTAATTAATATCTACGGCGCCGAGGCTATGAGGGCGTGGGTCTGGCGTGTACCGTTCCTGCTTGCCATTCCGATGGCGCTGATTGGCGTATATATTCGCACCCGTATTCAGGATACGCCGCACTTTCAGATGGTTAAGCAGAACAAAGCCGTAGTGCGTAATCCAATCCGCGAAGTATTAACCTCAAAACGACACCTCAAGGCCATCGCGTTGGCTGTCACACTGCCAGCGGTTAATGGGCCAGGCTACTACGTACTGTTTGTCTACATGCCAACCTATTTGAACAAAGTCATGCACTTTGCCCAGATTCAAAGCCTGATGGTAACCGCGTGCGGGCTGCTGACCATTATTGGTGCCATTCCGATGATGGCCTGGCTTTCTGACCGGCTTGGGCGTAAACCGCTGCTGGTGGCGTCGGCCATTGCTATGGCAGTGCTGGCGTACCCCTGCTTTTGGCTGCTGACGCTGGGCATGATGCCATTGGCCTGCATGGCGTCCATTTTACTGGCCTTTGCCTTTGCCGGTCACGCGGCGGTGATTCAGGCCACGCTGGCGGAAATGTTCCCGACCAACGTGCGCTACAGCGCTTACAGCATCGGTTTCAACCTTTCTACCGTCATTTTTGGCGGTTCCGCACCGCTGCTGATGACCTGGCTTATCGGCCTGACCGGTTTGGCCAGTATTCCAAGTTATATGGTGATCCTGACCGCTGCACTGACTCTGATTAGCACTTTTTATCTGAAAGAAACGGCCGGTAAGCCGCTGCGCGCGGAGTAA
- a CDS encoding hydantoinase/oxoprolinase family protein — MKHASTWRMGFDIGGTFTDLVLLNDETGVALRHKTLTTPHDPSEGAYTGLTQLIEMAGLAAGDIHTITHGTTLAINALLERRGARTAFVVTKGFRDVLVLGREYRYDIYDLNGAPAAPLIPRSQAYEISERVTSSGDVVTPLDESEVVALAATLRAEGYEAVAVLCMHAYAWPEHENRIEAILSRELPSVSISVSHKVSREIREYDRGVLTAMNAFVQPKARHYMARLEHKLREGGFTCDWLVMGSNGGLMAPQVAADYPTRIIESGPAGGIVATAAFARKNGHPQVLAFDMGGTTAKACVVRNGEPSITTDYEVGRADRLLKGSGLPVKLPVVDMIEIGAGGGSIARVDSLGLLEIGPESASAYPGPACYGRGGELPTVTDANLVLGLLDPDAFLGGRMALDVSAARRAISRIAEPLGLSIEDAAWGIHEVANSKMAEALRTHSVEKNVSPHQMTMLAFGGAGPSHAWSLAKILSVKKVYFPNGAGVYSAFGLLTAPPSADFVRSSRCRLEAAIDMVAVQKIFAEGFDEAFTTLAAANVDPATASTHKLADVRYVGQGSELTVTLPQAFEEQGNVGALIAAFEEAHFARFGRTLPGQGVEVVNWRGRVQTTPPLMNTSDKQAQPDEGAREKTLAVYLGRDSGFSDCRVVPRSLMITGAWIAGPALLQEKECAIYVGPGASAMLDEQGNILMELK, encoded by the coding sequence ATGAAACACGCGTCAACATGGCGAATGGGATTTGATATTGGCGGCACGTTTACCGACCTGGTTCTGCTAAACGATGAAACAGGCGTTGCCCTTCGCCATAAAACGTTGACTACGCCACACGATCCGTCCGAAGGCGCCTACACCGGGCTAACGCAGTTAATCGAGATGGCGGGGTTGGCGGCGGGTGATATCCACACCATCACCCACGGCACCACGCTGGCGATTAACGCGCTGTTGGAGCGTCGCGGTGCTAGAACAGCGTTTGTGGTAACGAAGGGATTCCGTGATGTGCTGGTGCTTGGCCGAGAATATCGCTATGACATTTATGACCTCAATGGCGCACCGGCTGCGCCACTGATCCCACGTTCTCAGGCGTATGAAATCAGTGAACGCGTGACGAGTTCTGGTGACGTTGTCACGCCGCTCGATGAGAGTGAAGTGGTGGCGCTGGCTGCCACACTGCGCGCTGAAGGTTATGAAGCGGTGGCAGTGCTTTGCATGCACGCCTACGCGTGGCCCGAACATGAAAATCGGATCGAAGCCATTCTGAGCCGTGAACTGCCGAGCGTATCGATTTCAGTATCGCACAAGGTTTCCCGCGAAATTCGTGAGTACGATCGTGGTGTACTCACCGCCATGAATGCGTTTGTGCAGCCCAAGGCGCGCCATTATATGGCCCGTCTGGAGCACAAGCTGCGCGAAGGCGGTTTTACCTGCGACTGGCTGGTCATGGGTTCCAACGGCGGGCTGATGGCCCCGCAGGTGGCGGCAGATTATCCGACACGCATCATCGAATCTGGCCCAGCCGGTGGCATTGTGGCGACGGCGGCGTTTGCTCGTAAAAATGGTCACCCGCAGGTGCTGGCGTTTGACATGGGCGGCACTACGGCCAAGGCCTGTGTGGTGCGCAACGGCGAACCCTCAATTACCACCGATTACGAAGTGGGTCGCGCCGACCGACTGCTCAAAGGCAGTGGCCTGCCGGTGAAACTTCCGGTGGTGGATATGATTGAAATCGGCGCGGGCGGCGGCAGTATTGCGCGCGTTGACTCACTCGGCCTGCTTGAAATCGGCCCAGAAAGCGCCAGTGCTTACCCAGGACCCGCCTGCTATGGGCGAGGCGGCGAACTTCCCACCGTGACCGATGCCAATCTTGTCCTCGGGCTGCTTGACCCTGATGCTTTTCTGGGTGGCCGCATGGCGCTCGACGTCTCGGCGGCGCGCAGAGCAATCTCCCGTATTGCCGAACCGTTGGGGCTGAGTATTGAAGATGCCGCCTGGGGCATTCATGAAGTGGCTAACAGCAAAATGGCCGAAGCCCTGCGTACGCACTCGGTTGAGAAAAACGTGAGTCCGCACCAGATGACTATGTTGGCATTTGGTGGCGCAGGCCCCAGCCACGCGTGGTCGCTGGCTAAGATTCTCTCAGTCAAAAAAGTCTATTTCCCCAACGGTGCCGGTGTTTATTCCGCCTTCGGCCTGCTCACTGCGCCGCCAAGCGCCGACTTTGTGCGCAGCAGTCGCTGCCGGCTTGAGGCTGCAATCGACATGGTCGCCGTGCAAAAAATCTTTGCCGAAGGTTTCGACGAAGCCTTTACCACGCTGGCGGCGGCGAATGTCGACCCTGCCACCGCCAGCACGCATAAGCTGGCCGATGTGCGCTACGTCGGTCAGGGTTCCGAACTAACCGTCACGCTGCCGCAGGCGTTTGAAGAGCAGGGCAACGTTGGCGCACTCATTGCCGCCTTCGAAGAAGCACACTTCGCCCGCTTTGGCCGCACGCTGCCGGGTCAGGGCGTGGAAGTGGTTAACTGGCGGGGTCGGGTACAAACCACACCGCCGCTGATGAACACCTCTGACAAACAGGCGCAGCCGGATGAAGGCGCACGCGAGAAAACCCTTGCGGTATATCTCGGACGCGACAGCGGCTTCAGCGACTGCCGTGTAGTGCCGCGCAGCCTGATGATAACCGGCGCATGGATAGCCGGACCCGCGCTGTTGCAGGAAAAAGAGTGTGCGATTTATGTCGGGCCGGGTGCGTCCGCGATGCTTGATGAACAAGGCAATATTCTGATGGAGCTGAAATAA
- a CDS encoding hydantoinase B/oxoprolinase family protein, translating into MTTSTPDNLRFLNDPISLRITWDRLVSISEEAAATLVNMAFSSIIREVGDYSCLLMDAKGNSLAQPKTSVPVFIGTLPATVRHLLAKYPAETLRPGDSLVTNDPWLGTGHLNDVTIVTPVFRHGQLVAFTGSAAHMSDIGGSLNMGSSRDMFEEGFLIPPSKLMLEGEVNQQLLDLLLANVRSPDQVEGDLHAMLAANQIGAKGLLGLMDDLNIDSVEPLAEKIHSLTENAMRKAIEAVPDGRYEAAVDIGDYEGDIHLNVAVIVEGSNITIDYAGSSAESLFGSNCPMSFTYAYSVYPLKCLLEPHLPNNEGCFKSITVTAPLGSIANARPPCAVEMRNRVGHMAHAAIFTALSEIMPDRVMGHSGSAPVTCDVFAGQFDDGRRFVESLCVNGGTGARPAADGIVTGFPGNMSSTPVELIESSTPLLFTEKSIVPDSGGAGRYRGGVAQRMVIRNTSKFPLSHSMFYSRQKHPAQGVLGGEAGAPNFIAINGKQLEKPVGRHDVLPGDEVTIQMPGGGGKSPVAERSKAAILFDLQEGYITEEGALRDYGVSTEALKRG; encoded by the coding sequence ATGACGACCTCAACCCCTGATAACCTGCGCTTTCTCAATGACCCGATCAGCCTGAGGATCACCTGGGACCGGCTGGTCAGTATTTCTGAAGAGGCGGCGGCCACGTTGGTCAACATGGCGTTTTCCAGCATTATTCGCGAAGTGGGCGACTATTCGTGCCTGTTGATGGACGCCAAGGGCAACTCGTTGGCGCAGCCGAAAACCAGCGTACCGGTGTTTATCGGCACCTTACCGGCGACCGTTCGTCATCTTTTGGCAAAATATCCGGCTGAAACGCTGCGCCCTGGCGACAGTTTGGTGACTAACGATCCGTGGTTGGGTACAGGACACCTTAATGACGTCACTATTGTCACGCCGGTGTTTCGTCATGGGCAGTTGGTGGCCTTCACCGGTTCGGCGGCGCACATGTCAGACATTGGTGGATCGCTGAATATGGGCTCCTCTCGTGACATGTTCGAAGAAGGATTTCTCATCCCGCCCAGCAAGTTAATGCTGGAGGGCGAAGTGAATCAGCAACTGCTTGATCTGCTGCTGGCTAATGTGCGATCGCCGGATCAGGTGGAAGGTGACCTGCACGCTATGCTCGCAGCCAACCAGATTGGTGCCAAGGGACTGTTGGGCCTGATGGACGACCTGAACATTGATTCGGTGGAGCCGCTGGCCGAAAAGATTCATTCGCTGACTGAAAACGCCATGCGTAAAGCGATTGAAGCCGTACCGGACGGGCGTTACGAGGCCGCGGTGGATATCGGTGACTATGAAGGTGACATTCACCTCAACGTGGCTGTTATCGTCGAGGGCAGTAATATCACGATTGACTACGCCGGGTCCTCCGCCGAATCACTGTTTGGCAGCAACTGTCCGATGTCCTTTACCTATGCCTACAGCGTTTACCCACTCAAATGCCTGCTTGAGCCGCATTTACCCAACAACGAAGGCTGTTTCAAGTCGATCACCGTGACGGCGCCGCTGGGTTCAATCGCCAACGCCCGTCCGCCTTGCGCCGTGGAAATGCGCAACCGCGTGGGGCACATGGCGCACGCCGCCATCTTCACCGCATTGTCTGAAATTATGCCTGACCGCGTAATGGGCCACTCAGGCAGTGCGCCGGTGACCTGTGACGTGTTTGCCGGTCAGTTCGACGACGGTCGCCGCTTCGTTGAAAGCCTGTGCGTGAACGGTGGAACAGGGGCAAGACCGGCGGCAGACGGTATCGTAACCGGCTTCCCAGGCAATATGTCCTCAACGCCGGTTGAGCTTATCGAATCCTCGACGCCGCTGCTGTTTACCGAAAAGTCGATTGTACCGGACTCTGGCGGTGCAGGGCGCTATCGCGGCGGCGTGGCCCAACGCATGGTTATCCGCAATACCAGCAAATTCCCCCTGTCGCATAGCATGTTCTACTCGCGTCAAAAGCATCCGGCGCAGGGCGTGTTGGGGGGTGAAGCTGGGGCACCAAACTTTATCGCCATTAACGGCAAACAGCTTGAGAAGCCGGTTGGTCGTCACGACGTGCTGCCCGGCGATGAAGTCACCATTCAAATGCCCGGCGGCGGCGGTAAAAGCCCGGTGGCAGAACGCAGTAAGGCGGCCATTCTGTTTGATTTACAGGAAGGCTATATCACCGAAGAAGGCGCCCTGCGTGACTATGGCGTCTCCACTGAAGCGTTAAAAAGAGGCTAA
- a CDS encoding SDR family oxidoreductase: MDTLQGKVVIVTGAGSGIGKCSAELLAARGAKVVLVGRRIEVLEGVAQAIREKGGDAWSRATHIEDKQQVQALISWVNDELGSVDILVNNAGSASKTLNARWIEEDEWQQVQDVNLKAVFLLTQAVLPDMLAKKNGTIITVSSLAALRPNLLGGAAYGAAKAGVRNFMTYLHNTFRNDGIRSTCILPGEVNTPIMDNRANPPTQNIRDNMVQPEDVAEAVLLCAGLPARTVIEELIVAPTFMRDISGDLELSRWKGAPAGLSD, from the coding sequence ATGGATACGCTACAAGGAAAAGTAGTCATCGTGACCGGCGCTGGCAGCGGTATAGGCAAGTGTTCAGCGGAGCTGTTGGCCGCGCGGGGTGCAAAAGTGGTGCTGGTTGGTCGCCGTATTGAGGTGCTTGAAGGCGTTGCTCAGGCCATTCGTGAAAAGGGCGGAGATGCCTGGAGCCGTGCCACACACATTGAAGACAAACAGCAGGTTCAGGCACTGATTAGTTGGGTGAACGACGAGCTGGGGTCGGTCGATATTCTGGTTAATAACGCCGGAAGCGCCAGCAAAACCCTGAATGCCCGCTGGATTGAAGAAGATGAGTGGCAACAGGTGCAGGACGTCAATCTTAAAGCGGTGTTCCTGCTGACGCAGGCGGTGCTGCCGGACATGCTGGCCAAAAAGAACGGCACCATTATTACGGTCTCCTCGTTGGCGGCGCTGCGTCCTAATTTGCTGGGCGGGGCAGCCTACGGTGCGGCCAAGGCCGGTGTGCGCAACTTTATGACGTATTTGCACAATACGTTTCGCAACGACGGTATCCGCTCCACCTGTATTTTACCGGGCGAAGTCAATACACCCATTATGGACAACCGCGCCAATCCGCCGACGCAAAATATACGCGACAACATGGTGCAGCCGGAAGACGTCGCCGAAGCGGTGCTGCTGTGCGCGGGTCTGCCCGCTCGTACGGTGATTGAAGAGCTGATTGTCGCGCCGACGTTTATGCGCGATATCTCGGGCGACCTCGAGCTAAGCCGCTGGAAGGGCGCACCTGCGGGACTGAGCGATTAA
- a CDS encoding pyridoxal phosphate-dependent aminotransferase — translation MSSLTKKFIAAEAVLRIERTSLRVQQPASSGDMVSLAMGEPDFDTPPRIVEAAAQALRNGFTHYAPLLGDKLLCEALAEEVSAQSGFPVKQGEVLVTHGGTAGLAAAILSIVNPGDRVVIPDPTYSLYADLVNMAGGVCVPMPCKADLHWDLDRLASSLEGAKLFVFCNPGNPTGIVHTREEIETLGRLVNQHDTLVIADEAYRDLVFTGKPFTSVLQVPAFRGRTLFCQTFSKSYAMTGWRVGYLAGPADMIAAAARVHNSVNGSVNTAVQRAAVVALKECKDDVKRMYDVYRERRILMMEGLLAIPGLKLNEPEGAFYCFPSYSLPIPAIDMVALLREQGIAVRPGSEFGAAGEGHLRLSYAASKEAITEGVKRLKRGLASLG, via the coding sequence ATGTCTTCTTTAACTAAAAAGTTTATCGCGGCCGAAGCCGTACTGCGTATTGAACGTACCTCATTGCGGGTACAACAGCCGGCATCCAGCGGTGATATGGTCTCACTGGCGATGGGCGAACCGGACTTTGATACCCCGCCACGCATTGTTGAGGCAGCCGCCCAGGCGTTGAGGAACGGCTTCACCCACTATGCGCCACTGCTGGGTGATAAACTGCTGTGCGAGGCGCTGGCCGAAGAAGTGTCAGCGCAGTCCGGCTTTCCGGTCAAGCAGGGCGAAGTGTTGGTCACCCACGGCGGCACAGCAGGACTCGCGGCAGCAATTTTGTCTATCGTCAATCCCGGCGACCGCGTAGTTATCCCCGATCCTACTTATTCCTTGTACGCTGATCTGGTGAACATGGCGGGGGGCGTTTGTGTGCCGATGCCTTGTAAGGCCGATTTACACTGGGATCTCGACCGTTTGGCCAGCAGTTTAGAGGGCGCCAAGCTGTTTGTGTTCTGTAATCCCGGTAATCCTACTGGCATAGTGCACACCCGTGAAGAGATTGAAACACTCGGACGTTTGGTCAATCAGCATGACACGCTGGTGATTGCCGATGAGGCTTACCGTGACTTGGTGTTCACCGGTAAGCCTTTCACGTCGGTGCTGCAGGTGCCGGCTTTTCGGGGGCGTACGTTATTTTGCCAAACATTTTCAAAAAGTTATGCCATGACTGGCTGGCGCGTTGGCTATCTTGCAGGCCCGGCAGATATGATTGCGGCGGCGGCTCGCGTGCACAACAGCGTCAACGGTTCGGTAAATACGGCAGTACAGCGCGCAGCGGTAGTCGCGTTGAAGGAGTGTAAAGATGACGTCAAACGTATGTATGATGTCTATCGTGAACGTCGTATTCTGATGATGGAGGGGCTGTTGGCGATACCCGGGTTAAAGCTTAACGAACCCGAAGGCGCATTTTACTGCTTCCCGTCTTATTCATTGCCTATTCCTGCCATTGATATGGTTGCGTTGCTGCGCGAACAGGGAATTGCCGTGCGACCGGGCAGTGAGTTTGGCGCCGCTGGAGAAGGCCATTTACGGCTCTCCTACGCCGCCAGTAAAGAAGCGATTACCGAAGGCGTTAAACGGCTTAAGCGTGGTCTGGCGTCACTGGGATAA
- a CDS encoding TetR/AcrR family transcriptional regulator, with product MAKTMRSDTERNRKNLIQAAARLFEVVEGPISMTEIANEAGVSVATAYRQFASVEEVLNTYRQEVGQLLLEYSEKLSGSGLERLEQVSRYWVKLVRQRGAAMVPMRNRRGYLERLWEGAEYLLVQANAVRPALRDSMQEMDLPDIGDKAVFLWNILFDPREIFDLIDTVGLSEKQVGTQLMSVLIGGLRGFAVANAFSVDECRIK from the coding sequence ATGGCAAAAACGATGCGCAGTGATACCGAAAGGAACCGTAAAAACCTGATCCAGGCTGCTGCACGGCTGTTTGAAGTCGTCGAAGGGCCTATCAGTATGACGGAAATCGCCAATGAGGCCGGTGTTTCCGTGGCTACCGCATACCGCCAGTTTGCCTCGGTAGAGGAAGTATTAAATACCTATCGGCAAGAAGTGGGCCAACTGCTGCTTGAGTACAGTGAAAAACTGAGTGGCAGCGGGCTTGAAAGACTTGAACAGGTCAGCCGCTACTGGGTCAAGCTGGTGCGCCAGCGCGGCGCGGCAATGGTGCCCATGCGTAACCGCCGCGGTTACCTTGAGCGCCTGTGGGAAGGTGCGGAATATCTGTTAGTGCAGGCCAACGCTGTGCGACCTGCGCTGCGCGATTCGATGCAGGAGATGGACCTGCCGGATATCGGCGATAAAGCGGTGTTCTTGTGGAATATCCTTTTCGATCCACGAGAGATTTTTGATTTGATTGATACCGTAGGGCTGAGTGAGAAACAAGTAGGCACTCAACTTATGTCGGTATTAATTGGTGGACTGCGCGGTTTTGCGGTGGCTAACGCTTTCTCCGTAGACGAGTGCCGAATTAAATAG